GTAATGCAGGATAATGAAGAGGACGCACAATACAGCCTCGGCCCCATAGAACATGTCTAACGCATCCCGACCGGAGGTGAACCCGTAGGAGTGCAGCCCTACTCCCAGCATATTGACGCCCCACCAGGCAAAGGCAATGATAACGCCGCCCACCACATTGCTGAAGTGGAGCAGCCAGGAAGACAGCCATCCGGCTTTCCGGGCATGCAATACGGTCAATTGCCACAGAACAATCATCAACGCTCCGTTTTCCTTGGGATCCCAGCCCCAGAAACGCCCCCAGGATTCATTGCCCCAAATACCCCCAAAAACCGTTCCCACCAGCGTAAACACCAGGGAAAAACACAAGATGCCGTAAGCCATGCGGCCCAGGGATTGTTCCGTTTTTCCGCCAATCAGGCGCAAGGGGGAAGCCAGCAGGTATATATGGGAGAGCACCGCCGCCAGCAACCCGGCCGCGTACCCCAGCACAATGGTAATGACATGGGTGGAAAGCAGGAAATTGGAGCGCAGGATGGCCACCAGGGGATCCATATGGTCCACAGCCTGGGAGGATTCATACAAAATACCCATCTGACAGGAGAAAGCCCCAAGCAAAAGCCCCGCCGCCAGTACAATTCCCTTTTTACTGAAAAGTTCCACCACAAGAGCGCAGAGAACTCCCATGCAGGCGATGAAAGCGATGGTTTCATACGTATTGCCCACCGGGGACCTCATGGTGATGAGCACGCGGATGACCAGCGCCGCAGCCAGCACTCCGGCTCCGCCCGCGCCTGTCAGCCACGCCAGGCTGAAACCTCCGGGCCGGAGAAAACGCCGCCAGAAGGGAGCGTTGGCAACCGGGCGGAAAAGCGCGCAGAGCAGCAGGCACACGAACGCCGCTACAAAGACAGCCAGGGAAACATAAAGCGGATCCAGACGATAGTAGAAAATTTCTCTTTCCAGGCCGTGCCGATCTCCGGCGGAGGCGGCTTCATTGGGCTGAACCAGCTTTTCCAGCAGCAGGCCTTCCGCTTTCATCCGCAGTGCGGAAGCCTCCGCCCCTGCCATGCCGACTGCCTTGCGTTCCAGCAGGGACGCCATTGCCAAAAAGGCTCCGGCAGCTTTATCCGGGGCGGCCGTCCACAGGCGTTCTCCATCACGGCCGACAGCAGGAAACCAGCGCGGGAAGTCCATCCGTTCCATGGCGGCGGGGTCTTCCAGCATGATCCGGGAGCCAAGCATCCAGCCCCGCACCACGTCAAAGTTGCGGGCAAGGGACAGAATTTCCTTCTGGGCTTCTGTCAGATTCGTTTCTCCCAGCAACCGGATTTCCCGGACGGCACGGGTCATTTCCTCCCAGCGTTCCGCAAGCTGCGCATAAGAGTATTTTTTCCGCTTGTCTTTCTGGTCCGGCAGGTGCAGGCGCCTGACCACCTCTTCCCGATTGACCAGAAAAACAGGATATTGTTCCGCCAGCTCCGGACGGAACATGCTGTCCAGCATCCATTCCACCGGGGAGAGCTTCCTTTTCCCCTCCGGCGTATCAATCACCAAGCTTCTTTTGCCCAGCGTCCGGAGCAGATGGAAACCCGCATAAGTAGAAACAGGCTTCAGGCGGCCGCCGTCCTGAACGGCCATGGCCCCGGCCCGTTCCACCAAAAAGGAAGACCAGGGCACATAATGTTCCACCAGAACCGGATGGACGGCAGGCCGCGCCGCCAGCATGCCGATGCCGAAGATGGCCGCTACCAGCAGGCAAATGCCTGCCAGGCGCAGACGTTTTTTTCCGCCGGAGGCGGAAGCAGCCTGCGGTTCCTCCTTCACCTCCGGTTCGGCAGCCGCAAGCCCGGGTTTGCGGCGCAGGTATCTGCCGAAAACACAGCCAAAATGCCACAGCAACCCTGCAGCGATGATGTAGGAGGACCATTTGGGCATCTGCTCCAGGGGATTATGGGAAGCGCGGAGAATGGAGATAAGCCTGCCCGGATGCAGGGAATCCTGACCCCAGCTCATCTGGTACAGCGTCCAGCCGGAAAGGCGCAGAGGCTCGTTCATGCGGATAACGGCGTCATACTGACCGCCGGATTCCGGGAAGACGGTTACCTGGGATTCATAGGATTTAGGTTTGGAAGTTCCCGGATAAAACTCCGGCACAAAGCGGTTCAGGCGCAAATCAAACGGAAGGGAAGATTCGTGCACCCGGTCCCCCTGGGGCAGTTCCACCTGTTCCACGGCCACCGTCATTTTGTTGCCCAGCATGATGCCTGCCAGCAGCAGCAAAATACCCCCATGAGCCACCAGCACGCCCGCGTGCCTCCAGGTCCACCGGATGCGGAACATCCCGCCTATGAGCAGGTTGATGAACAGCAGGACGCAGGTAATGCCCATGCCGGGCAGAGGCAGGGAAATCAGGGAGTTCTCCCCGCCCAGCGGTATCAGCACATACGCCGCCCCGAAAAAAGACTCTATGGCAGCCTCCGCCCCCATGGAGGAAGACAGCCTCACCTGGTGCAGCGTTCCGGCAAAAGTCAGCGCCAGAAGAATCAGCATCAGGGCGATGCCCAACCCGTAGCTTCCGGCAACATTCCAGAGGCTGCGTCCATATTTTTCCCAAGCCGCATCCGTTCGTTCCCTGTCCATCAGCGTAAGGCGTCCGTAGTCCAAAAAGAGGGCCGATTGCACGATCAGCTCGTGAAACCGGCCTCAACCATATCTCTGGATAAAAAGTTATTAAAAATTGTCCGCCAATTCTTCAAAGAATGCCTGGGGATGCGCGCAGGCCGGACACACCTTGGGGGCAGTGGTGCCGGTATGTACATAACCGCAGTTGCGGCACTTCCACTGGATTTCCTTCTCCTTGGCAAAAACCCTGCCTTCGCGCACGTTTTCAGCCAGCTTGAGGTAACGGGCTTCATGGTGCTGCTCTACGGAGGCAATCTTGCGGAAAGTTTCCGCAATGGCGGGGAAGCCTTCCCTGTCCGCCACTTCGGCAAATGCAGGGTACATGTCGGACCATTCGTCATGCTCGCCGGCGGCTGCGGCCAGCAGACAATCCTCCGTAGATTCCAAAGGAGCCGTGCAGACGGCGTGCGTTACTTCAATGCAGGCGTCTTTCAGCAGTTTGAAAAATACCTTGGCATGTTCTTTCTCATTGTCGGCCGTTTCCAGAAAGATAGCGGCAATCTGTTCGTAACCGGCCTTCTTGGCTACGCCGGCAAAGTAGGTGTAGCGGTTGCGCGCTTCAGATTCCCCGGCAAAAGCCTTGAGAAGATTCTTTTCTGTTTCTGTCCCTTTGATGGATTTCATAAATTAGTCATCTGGTTGCGTAAACGAAAGCATCCTAATAAGACGCCGCGAAAAAACAAGCAATTATTGAATGAATCTAAAAAATGAACATATCCGGAAAAACAAAAGAGGTACCAGGAAGTGTACAAACGGCCTTACGGGTATCATTACGCCATTTGCCCGAAAAACAGCAACCTCCCGGCAGGGTATATCCATGCAGGCACGGACGGCAGCCATGACCTCGGCTACGGATTGCTTAAAGAGTTCTGGCACAGAGGCTTTGCCACGGAGGCGGCCAGGGCTGTTGTCGCCCGGTTGAAGAAAGACGGCATACCCTACATCACGGCCACACACGATATCAGGAATCCCCACAGCGGAGGCGTCATGAAACAGCTGGGCATGCGCTACCAGTATTCCTATGAAGAGCTGTGGCAACCCAAAAATATTCCGGTCACTTTCCGCATGTACCAGTTGAATCTGGATGGACAGGAGGACCGGGTTTATCAGGAATACTGGAACAAGTCATCCGTCCGTTTCAAGGAAACCGGTATCTGAATTCCCAATACCCGGCCTCATCCACAGGAGCGCCTTCCCGCCCTGTGAAACATGGCGGCTACCTCCGCCTCCGGTCACCTTCCCGCCGGTTTTCCGGAGAAAGTCCTGCTCCACGGTTCTTCCAGCTTGTCCGGAACGCTTTCCAGCTCCCGGAGTATTTTCTCCCGCTCCCGGGAAATCCGCTCCTGATCCGCAGAAGCCGGAACAGGCTGATCCCCGGGCAGCGGCATCAGCCCGTCCGCCGTCCTGCCACCATTCGAGACAATCGGCGGAGCAACAACCTTGCTGTCCTCATCCGCTTCCGGTTCCGGGCTGATCGGCTTCTGCTCATCCATCTTTCCGGAACTTTCCGGAACAGCCAGGTTCCGGTACAGGAACACCAGGTCCCCCGCCTCCACGGCGCCGCTGCGGATATCCGCAGGAATGCGCGCACGTCCCATCCGCTCCTCCGTCACGATCAGGTTGGCGACTCTGCATTTTTCCTCCCGTCCCGGAGATTGGGAGATGAGCACGGTCCCCGGTTCATAAACGTTCCCGGCCAGCGCAATCAACACATAATGATGATTGGGATACACCTGCTCCACCTTTCCCACATATACGGGGGGAGGGGCTGCTTTTTTAACGGGCTGCTGCACCTGCTGGGAACAGGAAGCGCCCAGCACCAACGCCGCCAGAACAGGCAGGGAAACAATTCGTCTCATGGGGAGTTTTTTTCATCGTTTCATTCCACCAGCACCTTGCGTGGACGGTTGGTATTATCCGCCGGGGCAATAATGCCGCGGGATTCCAGCAAATCCATCATGCGCGCCGCACGACCGTATCCGATGCTCAAACGCCGCTGCAACAGGGAGGTGCTTACTTTACGCTCCACGACGGCCACTTCCAGACACTTGGCATAACATTCCTCCTCCGCGTCGTCCAGCGGACTGTCCGCTCCCCCCCGGGAAGGCTCGTCCAGGGATTTCTGAACCTCTTCATGGAATTTCTGCTTGGCCTGGGAAGCGCAGTGGGCCACCAGGGCTTCCACCTCATCGTCAGAGATAAAGGCACCCTGCGCCCGTTCCACCTGGGCGGAACCCGGCGGCAAATACAGAAGGTCCCCTTTGCCCACCAGTTTTTCCGCCCCCTGCCTGTCCAGAATCACGCGGCTATCCGTACCGCTCGCCACCTGGAAGGCGATGCGCGTCGGGATATTGGCCTTGATCGTCCCCGTCACCACCTGTCTTCGGGGCGTCTGCGTCGCTACAATAAGGTGGATGCCTGCGGCACGGGCCTTTTGAGTAAGACGGCCGATATTCGTTTCTATATCCGCTCCCACTGTCTGCATCAGGTCCGCAAGTTCATCAATAATAATGACGATATAGGGGAAGCGTTCGGGGATAATTTCGTCGTCCTCCAGATCCAGTTCATCATCTTCTTCCACAGGCCATTCCCCCTGGGATTCCAGGTCTCTGGCAATGGATTCCGCCAAAGCTTCATCCCCTTGCCCGTCTTCCGGTTCCTCCGCCTCTTCCGCAGGAACATCCGGCGGGCGCTTGTTGAAAGCTTCAAAATTTCGCACGCCCACCTTGGCAAAGCAATGGTAGCGGTGCTCCATCTCATTCACGCACCAACGCAGGGCATTGGGAACTTTCTTGGGATCCGTCACCACCGGAACAATCAGATGCGGCAGCTTGGAATAAGGCTGCATTTCCACCACCTTCGGATCCACCAGGATGAGCCTCAGTTCATCCGGACGGAATTTCAAAAGCATGGAGGAAATGATGCTGTTGATGCACACGGATTTTCCGGATCCAGTGGCGCCGGCCACCAACAGGTGCGGCATAGACGCCAAATCCCCGATCACGGTGCGTCCATACACGTCCTTCCCCAGAGCCAGCGGTATCTTTTTCTTGGGGGAACAAAAGGCCGGGTCCTGCAAAAGCTCCCGCAGGGGAACAGCCACCTTCTTCCGGTTGACGATTTCAATTCCCACCGTATCCTTGCCCGGAATGGGGGCCACGATGTTCACGCTTTCCGCCTTGGTCGCCAGCGCAATATCCTTCGCATACTGGTCAAAAGTGTTTACGCGCACGCCGCGCGCGGGATAGACTTCATAACGGGTGATGGTCGGGCCGCGGGTAATATCCCCCGGCGTCACGTCCACGCGGAATGTCGTCAGGGTATCAATAATTTTCTGCTGTATTTCCAGCATCTCTTCCTTGTCTTCCGCCGTGGGGCCTTCCGGCTTTTCCTCATAATGCAGCAATTCAAAGGGGGGCAGCGCATACTCGCGGAATTCTTCCGTGGGCGGCGTGGACAATTTGGAAAAAGGCTGCTCTTTGGGCGCGGGCTTCATTTCCGCCGGTTCCGCAATGGTAATCCTGGGCCGCGGAGCCAGGGGAAGACGGCCCTGGGCGCGCGGAGCGCCGGGAGGAGGGGCAGAGTCCTCCGGCCGGGACGGAGAAGCGGCAGCCGCTTCATGATACAAACTTTCCAGATCGTCCCCGGTACGCTGGAGACGGGGAACGGAAGCCCGGCCCTTTGTAACCGGTCTGGGGGCGGACAAAGCGGCATCCTGCATGCTGGCCCTCACGCGCGCAGCTTCCCTGGCAAGCTGGGCGGTCTGGCGAGCCAGCATTTTTTCCTTCCTGTTCATACGCCAGGCCCTCCATTCCCGCAGCATGGCCCGGCAAAACGGCCGGGGCCGCATCCCTGCCGCATAAACCAGAGCCATCAAATAGCCAAATCCGGAAAGCGCCAGCACAGCGG
This region of Akkermansia muciniphila genomic DNA includes:
- the ccsA gene encoding cytochrome c biogenesis protein CcsA, which translates into the protein MQSALFLDYGRLTLMDRERTDAAWEKYGRSLWNVAGSYGLGIALMLILLALTFAGTLHQVRLSSSMGAEAAIESFFGAAYVLIPLGGENSLISLPLPGMGITCVLLFINLLIGGMFRIRWTWRHAGVLVAHGGILLLLAGIMLGNKMTVAVEQVELPQGDRVHESSLPFDLRLNRFVPEFYPGTSKPKSYESQVTVFPESGGQYDAVIRMNEPLRLSGWTLYQMSWGQDSLHPGRLISILRASHNPLEQMPKWSSYIIAAGLLWHFGCVFGRYLRRKPGLAAAEPEVKEEPQAASASGGKKRLRLAGICLLVAAIFGIGMLAARPAVHPVLVEHYVPWSSFLVERAGAMAVQDGGRLKPVSTYAGFHLLRTLGKRSLVIDTPEGKRKLSPVEWMLDSMFRPELAEQYPVFLVNREEVVRRLHLPDQKDKRKKYSYAQLAERWEEMTRAVREIRLLGETNLTEAQKEILSLARNFDVVRGWMLGSRIMLEDPAAMERMDFPRWFPAVGRDGERLWTAAPDKAAGAFLAMASLLERKAVGMAGAEASALRMKAEGLLLEKLVQPNEAASAGDRHGLEREIFYYRLDPLYVSLAVFVAAFVCLLLCALFRPVANAPFWRRFLRPGGFSLAWLTGAGGAGVLAAALVIRVLITMRSPVGNTYETIAFIACMGVLCALVVELFSKKGIVLAAGLLLGAFSCQMGILYESSQAVDHMDPLVAILRSNFLLSTHVITIVLGYAAGLLAAVLSHIYLLASPLRLIGGKTEQSLGRMAYGILCFSLVFTLVGTVFGGIWGNESWGRFWGWDPKENGALMIVLWQLTVLHARKAGWLSSWLLHFSNVVGGVIIAFAWWGVNMLGVGLHSYGFTSGRDALDMFYGAEAVLCVLFIILHYRALRRVDIR
- the rbr gene encoding rubrerythrin, whose translation is MKSIKGTETEKNLLKAFAGESEARNRYTYFAGVAKKAGYEQIAAIFLETADNEKEHAKVFFKLLKDACIEVTHAVCTAPLESTEDCLLAAAAGEHDEWSDMYPAFAEVADREGFPAIAETFRKIASVEQHHEARYLKLAENVREGRVFAKEKEIQWKCRNCGYVHTGTTAPKVCPACAHPQAFFEELADNF
- a CDS encoding FtsK/SpoIIIE family DNA translocase — protein: MALDTQEHHAFEHEEGRSPVWIGMAWGVVSLLGGAALLAAMLTFDVREIGWSYLNGSGQVIPGTSNVLGTVGLYGAGIFYWTLGGMAWMLVILLEWWGLYRLLHHGRLPRSVVYGGLCLLLFGCLFLTAGHVPGNEWVARHQIQGAGGLAGHLLGTGLFLPLAGRSAVLALSGFGYLMALVYAAGMRPRPFCRAMLREWRAWRMNRKEKMLARQTAQLAREAARVRASMQDAALSAPRPVTKGRASVPRLQRTGDDLESLYHEAAAASPSRPEDSAPPPGAPRAQGRLPLAPRPRITIAEPAEMKPAPKEQPFSKLSTPPTEEFREYALPPFELLHYEEKPEGPTAEDKEEMLEIQQKIIDTLTTFRVDVTPGDITRGPTITRYEVYPARGVRVNTFDQYAKDIALATKAESVNIVAPIPGKDTVGIEIVNRKKVAVPLRELLQDPAFCSPKKKIPLALGKDVYGRTVIGDLASMPHLLVAGATGSGKSVCINSIISSMLLKFRPDELRLILVDPKVVEMQPYSKLPHLIVPVVTDPKKVPNALRWCVNEMEHRYHCFAKVGVRNFEAFNKRPPDVPAEEAEEPEDGQGDEALAESIARDLESQGEWPVEEDDELDLEDDEIIPERFPYIVIIIDELADLMQTVGADIETNIGRLTQKARAAGIHLIVATQTPRRQVVTGTIKANIPTRIAFQVASGTDSRVILDRQGAEKLVGKGDLLYLPPGSAQVERAQGAFISDDEVEALVAHCASQAKQKFHEEVQKSLDEPSRGGADSPLDDAEEECYAKCLEVAVVERKVSTSLLQRRLSIGYGRAARMMDLLESRGIIAPADNTNRPRKVLVE